The region TGGAAAATGCAACAGTCTGGATTACGGGATTACGTTCAGAACAATCGGAAAACCGTGAACATATGCCGATCATTGAATGGGACGATGAAAGAAAATTATACAAATACAATCCTTTGATCCACTGGGATTATCAGGAAGTTCTCGATTATCTGGAGAAAAATAAAGTGCAGGAACTGTCTTTGCATAAAAAAGGGTTCATCAGTGTGGGGTGTCAACCTTGTACAAGAGCTATTGAACCGGGAGAAAATCCTCGTGCCGGCCGTTGGTGGTGGGAAAATTCTCATAAAGAGTGCGGTCTGCATACCCATTAATTCAAAATTTAAAAGTAAACATGAGTACATATGCATTAGATTATCTGGAGCAGCTGGAAGCTGAGAGTATTTATATTATGAGAGAAGTAGCGGCACAGTTTGAAAAACCTGCTTTACTTTTCAGTGGAGGAAAAGACTCCATTACATTGGTTCATTTGGCGAGAAAAGCTTTTGCACCAATGAAAATTCCGTTTCTGTTGGTACATATCGATACTGGACATAATTTTCCGGAAGCCCTTCAATTCAGAGATTATCTGGCAGAAAATATTGGGGCTGAACTTATCGTAAGAAAGGTTGAAGATACCATTAAAGCTAAAAAACTAACTGAACCTAAAGGAAAATTTGCTTCCAGGAACTGGCTGCAAACCCATACTTTATTAGATACCATTGAAGAGCTCCAGTTTGATGCATGTATTGGCGGAGCAAGAAGGGATGAAGAGAAAGCCAGAGCTAAAGAACGTTTTTTCTCGGTTCGCGATGAATTCGGACAATGGGATCCAAAGTTACAGCGTCCGGAATTGTGGAATATTTACAACGGAAGAATCAATAAAGGAGAAAATGTAAGGGTTTTTCCGATCTCAAACTGGACAGAGCTTGATGTATGGAATTATATCAGAAAAGAAAATATTCAGCTTCCTTCTATTTATTTTGCCCATGACAGGGAAGTCATTGAATATGAAGGTCAGTTAATCGCAGCTTCGGATTTTATTCAGATTGACGAAAATGATGAGGTGATCACTAAAAAAGTACGTTATAGAACCGTGGGAGATATGACCTGTACTGCAGCGGTTGAAAGTGATGCTGAAACTTTAGATAGTGTGATTAATGAAATTATTGCCTCTAAAATTTCCGAACGTGGTGAGACCAGAATTGATGATAAAGTGACGGAAGCAGCCATGGAAGACAGAAAAAAAGGAGGATATTTTTAATATAAATGATGATCAGTAATTGATCAACGATCAGTCATCAGTGATCATGAATAACTAAACTTATGGATATACTAAGATTTATAACAGCCGGAAGTGTAGACGATGGAAAAAGTACCCTTATCGGGAGGCTTTTATATGACAGTAAAAATATTTTGATTGATCAGCTTGAAGCCTTGGAAAAGCAGTCAAAAAATAAAAATGAAAACGGGATAGATCTGGCCATCCTTACCGACGGATTAAGAGCAGAAAGGGAACAGGGAATTACCATAGATGTAGCCTACAGATATTTCTCTACACCTAAGAGAAAATTCATAATTGCAGATGCTCCGGGACATATTCAGTATACCCGGAATATGATTACGGGAGCTTCCAATTCTCAGCTGATTATTATTTTAATTGATGCAAGACAGGGCGTTATTGAGCAGACCAGGAGACATTCTATTATCGCTTCGTTACTAAAGATGAAAAATGTAGTGGTTGCCATTAATAAAATGGATTTGGTGGATTATGCAGAAAATGTTTTTAATGATATAAAAGCCCAGTATCAGTTGGTTGCGCAAAAATTAGGATTAGAAAACGTACAGTATTTCCCTATTTCTGCTTTTTACGGAGACAATATTGTTGAAAAATCTGAAAAAACTCCATGGTATAAAGGAGCTGCCTTACTTGATTTCCTGGAAACAGTAGAGGTAAAAACCTCTAAAAATAGAGACGACAGCAGATTTCAAGTGCAATATGTTATTCGTCCTCAAACTGAAGAGCTTCATGATTACAGAGGGTATTCCGGAGAAGTGATTTCCGGAACGTATAAAAAAGGAGATAAAATAACCGTTTTACCACAAAATATCGAAACGGTTATCTCTAAAATTGAAACAGGAGGGAAGGAAGTAGATACTGTATTTACCAATCAGCCCGCCGTTTTACATATTGAAGATGATATTGACATCAGCAGAGGTGATTTTTTAGTGAAGGCAGAGCATCTTCCAAAAGTGGAAAATGAAGTGGAAGCTATTGTATGCTGGCTTGATAAAAAGGAATTAAATGAAGGCAATAAGTATTTTATTCAGCATAAAAGCAAAGTATTGAAAGCGATCGTAAAAGAAATTGAATATAAAATTGATGTCAATACCCTTGAAAATACATCTGTTTATTCAGGCATTAAGCTGAATGAAGTCGTTAAAGTAAAACTGAAAACTTCTTCTCCGCTGGTTTTTGATAGCTTTAGTGAAAATAATAATACAGGAAGTGCTATTTTGATTGATGAAACGAGCAATTCTACCGTAGGTGCCGTAATGATTTTATAATAATTCGATAAACACAAACACGAATGGTGATTTCAAGAAAAGTTCAGGTCAGGCTCAATGTATTTTTTATAACAGTTGCAACACTTGTTATCCTTGTTTTTTCGATGTATGAATTGGGATATTTGGATGAGTTGCTTACTGTTTTAGCCAAAGACAATTACATTTTTTACTGGATGATGCTTGTCGGCATTTTAGCTGAAATTGTGGCGGGATCTATGGGAATGGGATATGGCGTCATATGTACTACAACATTGCTCTTTCTGAATATTCCTCCCCATATTGTAAGTGCGAGTATTCATTCAGCGGAAAGTTTTACGACTGCGGCCGGAAGTATCAGTCATGTTAAATTAAAGAATGTAAGTAAAAGTCTGGTCAAAAAGCTGGCGATTCCGGCTGTAATCGGAGCTGTGATCGGAGCACTTTGTCTTACTTACCTTGGTGAATATTATGCTAAAATAACCAAAACCATTATTGCATTTTATACCTTATACCTCGGATTTCAGATTCTCTCTAATGCTTTTAAGAAAAAACAAAGCAAAGCGCTGAAAAGAAAAACGAATCTTGCCCGGCTCGGTTTAATCGGAGGTTTTATTGATTCCTTTGCAGGAGGAGGATGGGGACCTTTAGTAACCGGAACTTTAATCAAAAATTCTTTCACTCCCAGATTTGCTGTAGGAAGTTCTACTGTAGCAAAATTTATTTTAACATTAACTGCTGCCATTACTTTCTTCTTTACCTTAGGGATTCAACATTGGAGCATTATTTTAGGGCTGTTGCTGGGAGGAATTGTAACGGCTCCTTTTTCTGCCATGCTTACCGCAAAACTTCCTGTGAAAAGTATGTTCGTAGTCATCGGATTGCTGGTTATCATTATGAGCTCAATAACGATCTATAAATCTGTTTTTTAAATAAAATTCAGTGTATTGTGGAAAAATAAATGAAGCGAAAAGACGGATGGCTTTGAAAATATTTTACATTTACAGGAATAAAAAACAAAGCATGAACTTACATATCGTTGCGCTTTTCAAGTTTAATGAAAACTATCTGATGGAAGCGGTTGAATTGTTTCAGACCTTAGTGAAAGAAACAAGAAAAGAAGAAGGATGTCTGCAATATGATCTTATCGAGGATAAAGACAATAAAGGCACTTTCTTTCTGGTTGAATTATGGGAAAGTGTAGAACACCATAACCGCCACAACGGGCAGGATCATCTGCTGGATTTCCGTAGAGATTCTTCAAAAATGCTGGAAAGCTCTACGCAGGTCTATAAAGGATTTAAAATCTTATAACTCATAGATTATACAGGACTCTTGTCATTCTGAACAACAATAACATAGTGAAGAATCTTCTTTCTTTTTAGGAATTTCTCATTTGTCGGAATGATACAATTACAGAACATACTTACTAGATATAGAGCATGTTTCGCATTAAATTTAAAAGGCTGTTCACCGGAGTGAGCAGCCTTTTATTAGAAAAAATAGAAAGTATTATTTTTTAATGAATTTCGATTGAGTAACAGCTCCTTTGTTATCTTCTGAAACAAAGATATAAACGCCTGTTGCTAAATTAAAAATGTTAAATCTGTTGTTGTTAACAGCTCCTTGAACGATAAGATTTCCTGATGCAGAGTAAACTTTTATAGATTTTACATCTGATTTTCCTACAAACTGTAATTCATTATCTGCATTGATAGCGAAACTTAAACTGTTGTTATTCGATTTTGTTTCGGATGTTCCCAAAACAGACAGTACATCATAGATTACATCATCTACATAGACCGCAGAATGAGTTGCTGCCCCCGTAAATTTCCAGGCAATATATTGTTTAGTAGAAGCAGGAACGTCTAAAGTAAATGTTTGTGGAGTTGTATTTGAAGTTGTTATGGTGATCGGAGCACCTAATGAAGTAAAAGTAGACATGTCTGTAGGGTTCGAAACTAAACCAACTTCCAGAGTTCCACTTCCATTGGCACTTGAAGATATCCCCGTTGTATATCGTAATTTTTTACTTCCATCCGGTGCCACGATTTTTGGAGCGATAAGATATGAGGTTGTATTGGCTGTATTGGCTGCATAAAACTGAATAGCGTTGCTTCCGTTATTTGTTGCTATATATACATTATACGCTGCTGTAGCAGTTACTTTATTCCAGCCCATTTGAGGGATTGCAGAAGTACCTGACGTAAATGCATTGAAGTTTTCGTTGATGGTTCCTACTGCAGGGGTATCATATATTACATTGTCGATCAATGTTGCCGTATGAGCAGCTGTTGGAGTAATTTTAAAAACGATATATGAAGATGAAGAGGCTGGAATATTTACCGTGTAATTCTGAGCAGTTACGCCAGAAATAGAAATTGGATTTCCAACTGCCGCAAATGTTGTCATGTCTGCCGGATTTGATGCCAATCCAATCTGAATGGTTGAAGTTCCCGGAGAAGTGCTTACCAATCCTGAAGAAAACGTTAACGTTTTATCCCCTGTTGGAGCTACAATTTGAGGTGTTATCAAATAGGAAGGTGCAGTTCCGTTATTACCTGCGTAAGACTGAACCGCTTTGTTTGCATCTGCAGTTACAATCATCATTGGAGCAGGTGGATAAGGAAGCGGATTGGTTGCCAATTGAACTGACCATCCATTTTGAGGGAAGGTAGTGTTCCCACTGGTAAAGTTATCAAAGTTTTCATTAATTGTTGCTACTTGAGCATGAACGTTAATAGCAGTAAAAGCTAAAGCTCCTAATAGTAGTTTTAATTTCATGACATTATTTTTATTTAGAATTATTCCACAAAAGTATATAATTATTTTTAACTATTCTAAATAAAATATTATATTTGTCAAAAATTTTTAGCTTTCATGGAGAAGAAAATACTTTCAATAGTATCATTATCCGCATTGGTCTGGGTAAATGCGCAGGAAAAAGATTCTTTACATCAGAAAAAAATTGAAGAGGTTGTCATTACCGGGCAATATACTCAGCAATTCATTAATAAATCGATTTATAAAGTTGAGGTCATTAATGCAGAGCAGATCAAAAATATGGCGGCAACCAATGTTGCGGAAGTTCTTAACCAGAGTTTGAACATTCTGATTACCTCAGATCGTAATTCCGGAAATTCAACTGCAAACCTTATGGGACTTGGAGGGGAATACACGAAGATTCTTATCGATAATATTCCGGTAGTGGGAGATATTGGTTTAGGAAATAATATTGACCTAACTAAATTGAATGTAAATAATGTAGAGCGTATTGAAGTGGTACGAGGTTCAATGGGAGTGGATTATGGAAGTAATGCGGTTGCAGGAGTTATCAATATTATTACGAAAAAGAACAGCCAGAAAAAACTGACCTTAAATGCATTTTTACAGGAAGAAACCGTAGGCAAGGAGTACGACTGGTATAAAAAAGGAGAAGGAAGGCATATTCAAAACCTAAATATAGGATATAATATTAATGAAAACTGGTATGTAGGAGCAAATATTAATCATAATGATTTTCAAGGCTTCAAAGGAACCCAGGAAGGGTATAAGTACTTTGGGCAGGATGAAAAAAGAGGGTATTTGTGGCAGCCGAAAGATATTTTAAATGTTGATGGAGTTTTACGTTATACTAAAAATAAGACATCCATTTTCTACAAATTCGGATTTTTAAATGAAAACCTGAATTACTATAATCCGAAAGTTACCGAACTCTATTTAGGAGAAGGAAACAGAACATTTGTTTCTACAGACAGAGATTATAAGACGACAAGATATATCAATCAGTTAAATATTCAGACAAAACTCGGAGCAATCAATTATACAGGAGATTTTTCCTATCAGACTCAGGATAGAAAATACAGAGATTTTGTTTACGATATTCCCAACAGACAGGTAAGAGATCACCTAAATGAGTATCAGTCTTATAATAAATCAGATGTTCTTTATTCCAGAGGGGTTTTCAGTAATTTCCTTAACAATGATAAAATAGATTTTCAGCTGGGCTATGAGCTGGATCATACGACAGGATTTGCAGGCAATATAGCCGGTAATTTCGGAGGAACCAATGATGTAAAAAGAAAGATTTTTAATTATGCTAATTTCATGTCAATAGAATGGAATGCAGCCGATTGGTTTTCAATTCGTCCGGGGTATCGTTTAGCAATAAGTGACAAATTTGATACACAGCATAATTACTCCATAACTGCAAGGGCGAAAGTTACGGATCATGATAATATCCGTCTTGTGGTAGGAAGTGCCAACAGATTTCCGAATTTCGACGAATTATATACCTATCAGGTAGACAGCAATCATGATATTCAGGGGAATCAGAATCTTACCCCGGAAACAGGAATGACAGTTTCTTTTAATGCGGATAAAAAAATCATAACAGATTCCGGATGGAATTTAGGAATAGGAGCGAGTGCTACTTATCTGAAAGTAAAAGACAGGATTGAACTTGCACAAACAAGTGTTCTGCCAATGAAGTTCCAGTATATCAATATAGACCGTTTCGAAAGTTACTTGTTTGAAGGTAATTTCAGAGCAAATAAAGGACAGTTTAGTTTATCTGTCAATGCTGCATATTATGGAATTTCAAAATCCTTGAACGAAAGCGGACTTTCCTCTCCTGATGATTTCTTCTATACATTCGAGGCGAATCTTGCAGCCAACTATACCGTTCCTAAAATCAATACCACATTGTCTTTATTTTATAAATATACTGGCAAAACCCAAATGTTTACCCTGGTATCAGATCTTACCTCTTCTCAATATATTATTGGTGAACGCAAAGATTTTAGCATGATGAATTTTACGGTGACTCAGCCGTTCTTTAAAAATCATTTTGAAGTAAGTGCAGGCGTTAAGAATATTTTCGATGTATTGTCTGTGAGAGATACCACTATTTCAGGAAACGCTCACGAATCTGCGAATCCAAATTCTAATCTGTTCTATGGGCGAAGCTATTTTGTGAGACTTGGCTATAACTTCTAAAATTTTAACTATGAAAAAAATACTGTTTTATCTTTTAATTGGAGGAGCATTCGTTGCACAATCTTGTATTAATGATAATGAAGATCCGGTTGCTGTTGCGAAAACGGACGGATATACTGTAGATGCTAAAGTGGGAGGTGCTACACAGCCCAATCAGGTATGGTTTGATTTCGGAACAAATTCTATGGTTCTTACCAAAAGATCCGATTGGGATTTAGCTTTTTATACAGGAAATG is a window of Candidatus Chryseobacterium colombiense DNA encoding:
- the cysD gene encoding sulfate adenylyltransferase subunit CysD — protein: MSTYALDYLEQLEAESIYIMREVAAQFEKPALLFSGGKDSITLVHLARKAFAPMKIPFLLVHIDTGHNFPEALQFRDYLAENIGAELIVRKVEDTIKAKKLTEPKGKFASRNWLQTHTLLDTIEELQFDACIGGARRDEEKARAKERFFSVRDEFGQWDPKLQRPELWNIYNGRINKGENVRVFPISNWTELDVWNYIRKENIQLPSIYFAHDREVIEYEGQLIAASDFIQIDENDEVITKKVRYRTVGDMTCTAAVESDAETLDSVINEIIASKISERGETRIDDKVTEAAMEDRKKGGYF
- a CDS encoding GTP-binding protein encodes the protein MDILRFITAGSVDDGKSTLIGRLLYDSKNILIDQLEALEKQSKNKNENGIDLAILTDGLRAEREQGITIDVAYRYFSTPKRKFIIADAPGHIQYTRNMITGASNSQLIIILIDARQGVIEQTRRHSIIASLLKMKNVVVAINKMDLVDYAENVFNDIKAQYQLVAQKLGLENVQYFPISAFYGDNIVEKSEKTPWYKGAALLDFLETVEVKTSKNRDDSRFQVQYVIRPQTEELHDYRGYSGEVISGTYKKGDKITVLPQNIETVISKIETGGKEVDTVFTNQPAVLHIEDDIDISRGDFLVKAEHLPKVENEVEAIVCWLDKKELNEGNKYFIQHKSKVLKAIVKEIEYKIDVNTLENTSVYSGIKLNEVVKVKLKTSSPLVFDSFSENNNTGSAILIDETSNSTVGAVMIL
- a CDS encoding sulfite exporter TauE/SafE family protein, whose product is MVISRKVQVRLNVFFITVATLVILVFSMYELGYLDELLTVLAKDNYIFYWMMLVGILAEIVAGSMGMGYGVICTTTLLFLNIPPHIVSASIHSAESFTTAAGSISHVKLKNVSKSLVKKLAIPAVIGAVIGALCLTYLGEYYAKITKTIIAFYTLYLGFQILSNAFKKKQSKALKRKTNLARLGLIGGFIDSFAGGGWGPLVTGTLIKNSFTPRFAVGSSTVAKFILTLTAAITFFFTLGIQHWSIILGLLLGGIVTAPFSAMLTAKLPVKSMFVVIGLLVIIMSSITIYKSVF
- a CDS encoding putative quinol monooxygenase codes for the protein MNLHIVALFKFNENYLMEAVELFQTLVKETRKEEGCLQYDLIEDKDNKGTFFLVELWESVEHHNRHNGQDHLLDFRRDSSKMLESSTQVYKGFKIL
- a CDS encoding choice-of-anchor J domain-containing protein, which codes for MKLKLLLGALAFTAINVHAQVATINENFDNFTSGNTTFPQNGWSVQLATNPLPYPPAPMMIVTADANKAVQSYAGNNGTAPSYLITPQIVAPTGDKTLTFSSGLVSTSPGTSTIQIGLASNPADMTTFAAVGNPISISGVTAQNYTVNIPASSSSYIVFKITPTAAHTATLIDNVIYDTPAVGTINENFNAFTSGTSAIPQMGWNKVTATAAYNVYIATNNGSNAIQFYAANTANTTSYLIAPKIVAPDGSKKLRYTTGISSSANGSGTLEVGLVSNPTDMSTFTSLGAPITITTSNTTPQTFTLDVPASTKQYIAWKFTGAATHSAVYVDDVIYDVLSVLGTSETKSNNNSLSFAINADNELQFVGKSDVKSIKVYSASGNLIVQGAVNNNRFNIFNLATGVYIFVSEDNKGAVTQSKFIKK
- a CDS encoding TonB-dependent receptor plug domain-containing protein; amino-acid sequence: MEKKILSIVSLSALVWVNAQEKDSLHQKKIEEVVITGQYTQQFINKSIYKVEVINAEQIKNMAATNVAEVLNQSLNILITSDRNSGNSTANLMGLGGEYTKILIDNIPVVGDIGLGNNIDLTKLNVNNVERIEVVRGSMGVDYGSNAVAGVINIITKKNSQKKLTLNAFLQEETVGKEYDWYKKGEGRHIQNLNIGYNINENWYVGANINHNDFQGFKGTQEGYKYFGQDEKRGYLWQPKDILNVDGVLRYTKNKTSIFYKFGFLNENLNYYNPKVTELYLGEGNRTFVSTDRDYKTTRYINQLNIQTKLGAINYTGDFSYQTQDRKYRDFVYDIPNRQVRDHLNEYQSYNKSDVLYSRGVFSNFLNNDKIDFQLGYELDHTTGFAGNIAGNFGGTNDVKRKIFNYANFMSIEWNAADWFSIRPGYRLAISDKFDTQHNYSITARAKVTDHDNIRLVVGSANRFPNFDELYTYQVDSNHDIQGNQNLTPETGMTVSFNADKKIITDSGWNLGIGASATYLKVKDRIELAQTSVLPMKFQYINIDRFESYLFEGNFRANKGQFSLSVNAAYYGISKSLNESGLSSPDDFFYTFEANLAANYTVPKINTTLSLFYKYTGKTQMFTLVSDLTSSQYIIGERKDFSMMNFTVTQPFFKNHFEVSAGVKNIFDVLSVRDTTISGNAHESANPNSNLFYGRSYFVRLGYNF